A region of Streptomyces sp. NBC_01267 DNA encodes the following proteins:
- a CDS encoding ATP/GTP-binding protein: MDTEGTYDARGTRGATPLPRPAGPPVVPPAPTYAPATGPVLTEWLDAPRHHAGPGVWAYGHVERPPESAHVPGRTLVSGAVISLLACVLVWSLWRNGYIPYWRIPLELFTPGDWWSRQRMGEPAPEGAVRALEFYRFLIAGALLYGFGRLGNWRALFERTVDGRGPRVRAVAAAAVGFVVWMFVWAGTLPGLDLVFMLLPRPWLTGGGDPVAAAAVAYTVYALITLAIAWPFARLGRWGSLLRAARHPQDRPAPPHAATAHRAAPDAPATGPADWPELRAQGLVELADRLSDEVRSGRMNDVDYTRVRRAWRSVQADPSRLESFTDAVRRMGSAACVHPSGARDLPVRAARHDLFERQVRLGTVEPGERNPYARRGTGLALDPELLGTSLLAVGPPGTGKTRHLVRPVVESLALQALAGQAAVIVVAAAGTQLGPDDAYDVVVKFGDPASVYDFDLYGGTTDPDEAAAVLAEAFTGDLPEVDSRRASTALAQLLGPYRAAHGHFPSVPELRELLDGVPAALATLREALDAGGHFGLQRELDARARQSGAPGDPGPALADRVATLDRPAFAGFFDTDGRSRPFSLRSLEHPVRVRIDLPERGHAEASRVLARLVLAQFTASASVRADRSLFACLVLDDATRTVTADSVRSVQRLRSAHAGAVLTLRSLSDVPEELHTALLGAVGCRMAFSGVTTWEGRSFAEAWGTEWVETRDVTQRTVFADQPLTRAIHSFRKLVTGKAVTTDAVTVRKVERERWSASDLAHSVPASHAVLSLTTVRGEHAPPLLVDLRG, encoded by the coding sequence ATGGACACCGAAGGCACGTACGACGCACGCGGCACCCGGGGGGCCACCCCCTTACCGCGTCCTGCCGGGCCGCCCGTGGTCCCGCCCGCGCCGACCTACGCACCCGCGACCGGCCCGGTGCTCACCGAGTGGCTGGACGCCCCGCGCCACCACGCGGGGCCGGGCGTCTGGGCGTACGGACACGTGGAGCGCCCGCCGGAGTCCGCACACGTCCCCGGCCGCACCCTGGTCAGCGGCGCGGTGATCTCGCTGCTGGCCTGTGTGCTGGTCTGGTCGTTGTGGCGCAACGGCTACATCCCGTACTGGCGCATCCCGCTGGAACTCTTCACCCCCGGCGACTGGTGGAGCCGCCAGCGGATGGGCGAACCCGCGCCGGAGGGTGCCGTCCGGGCCCTGGAGTTCTACCGGTTCCTGATCGCCGGTGCGCTGCTCTACGGATTCGGCCGCCTGGGGAACTGGCGCGCGCTCTTCGAGCGCACCGTCGACGGCCGGGGGCCGCGCGTCCGCGCGGTGGCCGCGGCGGCCGTCGGGTTCGTCGTCTGGATGTTCGTCTGGGCGGGCACCCTGCCCGGTCTCGACCTGGTCTTCATGCTGCTGCCGCGGCCCTGGCTGACCGGCGGCGGCGACCCGGTCGCGGCGGCGGCCGTGGCGTACACGGTGTACGCGCTGATCACACTCGCCATTGCCTGGCCGTTCGCCAGGCTCGGCCGCTGGGGTTCGCTGCTGCGGGCCGCCCGCCACCCGCAGGACCGCCCCGCGCCGCCGCACGCCGCGACCGCGCACCGCGCCGCGCCGGACGCACCTGCCACCGGCCCGGCCGACTGGCCGGAGTTGCGGGCCCAGGGCCTCGTCGAACTCGCCGACCGGCTCTCCGACGAGGTGCGCTCCGGGCGGATGAACGACGTCGACTACACCCGGGTCCGCCGGGCCTGGCGCTCCGTGCAGGCGGATCCCTCCCGGCTCGAATCCTTCACCGACGCGGTGCGCAGGATGGGCTCGGCGGCCTGTGTGCACCCCTCCGGCGCCCGTGACCTGCCGGTGCGCGCGGCCCGGCACGATCTGTTCGAACGCCAGGTCAGGCTCGGCACGGTCGAGCCCGGCGAGCGCAATCCGTACGCCAGGCGCGGCACCGGACTCGCCCTCGACCCCGAACTGCTCGGCACCTCGCTGCTGGCCGTCGGCCCGCCCGGCACCGGGAAGACCCGCCATCTGGTGCGGCCCGTGGTCGAATCGCTGGCCCTCCAGGCGCTCGCGGGCCAGGCCGCCGTCATCGTCGTCGCCGCGGCGGGCACCCAGCTCGGGCCCGACGACGCGTACGACGTGGTGGTCAAGTTCGGCGACCCCGCCTCCGTGTACGACTTCGACCTCTACGGCGGCACCACCGACCCCGACGAGGCCGCGGCCGTACTCGCCGAGGCCTTCACCGGCGACCTCCCCGAGGTGGACAGCAGGCGCGCGTCCACCGCGCTCGCCCAGCTGCTCGGCCCCTACCGCGCGGCCCACGGCCACTTCCCCTCCGTGCCCGAGCTGCGCGAGCTCCTCGACGGAGTGCCCGCGGCGCTCGCCACCCTGCGCGAGGCGCTCGACGCGGGCGGCCACTTCGGCCTCCAGCGCGAACTCGACGCCCGCGCCCGGCAGTCCGGAGCGCCCGGCGATCCCGGACCCGCGCTCGCCGACCGGGTCGCCACCCTCGACCGGCCCGCTTTCGCCGGGTTCTTCGACACCGACGGCAGGTCCAGGCCCTTCTCGCTGCGTTCCCTGGAACACCCCGTCCGGGTCCGGATCGACCTGCCCGAGCGCGGCCACGCCGAGGCCTCGCGGGTGCTCGCACGGCTGGTGCTCGCCCAGTTCACCGCGAGCGCGTCGGTCCGCGCCGACCGCTCGCTCTTCGCCTGCCTCGTCCTCGACGACGCGACCCGTACCGTCACCGCCGACTCGGTCCGCTCCGTCCAGCGGCTGCGCTCCGCCCACGCCGGGGCGGTACTCACCCTGCGCAGCCTCAGCGACGTCCCGGAGGAACTGCACACCGCGCTGCTCGGGGCCGTCGGCTGCCGGATGGCCTTCTCCGGTGTGACCACCTGGGAGGGCCGGTCGTTCGCGGAGGCGTGGGGCACCGAGTGGGTGGAGACCAGGGACGTCACCCAGCGCACGGTCTTCGCAGATCAGCCGCTGACCCGGGCCATCCACTCGTTCAGGAAACTTGTCACAGGGAAGGCGGTGACGACGGACGCGGTGACGGTACGGAAGGTCGAGCGCGAGCGGTGGTCGGCCTCCGACCTGGCACATTCCGTGCCCGCGAGCCACGCGGTGCTGTCCCTGACCACGGTGCGCGGCGAACACGCGCCACCGCTCCTGGTGGATCTGCGCGGCTGA
- a CDS encoding PucR family transcriptional regulator has product MPPTLASLVHHSTLKLTVRAGEGRLDTPVRWAHVSELADPVPYMEGGELLLITAMTLDTEDPEAMRRYVRRLAKAGVVGLGFAVGVHYEDIPATLVTAAEEEGLPLLEVPRRTPFLAISKAVSAAIAADQYRSVTAGFEAQRELTRAALGGDGPGDLLARLASHVNGWAALYDASGAVVAAAPEWAARRAARLTPDVARLGGRPAPASAVVGGSDDRVELQSLGTGRRPHGALAVGTGAPLGTAERYAVHSAVALLTLTTERSRALRAAEQRLGAAVLRMLLAGEPDHARTVAGDLYNGLLDAPYRLLIAEGAPTALHELAEALESGASRAGEMVLVVPEGERLVVLAADAGAAVTACTAYARGLEADRARVEPPVPTGEESEVVVGQSAPAGTIAAASAYRQAEQALSVARRRGRVLVEHEDLAAGSVVPLLADDAVRAFADGMLRPLHEHDATGRGDLVASLRAWLAHHGQWDAAAANLGVHRHTLRYRMRRVEEILGRSLDDPDVRMELWLALKATSMP; this is encoded by the coding sequence ATGCCGCCCACGCTCGCCTCGCTCGTCCACCACTCCACGCTCAAACTGACCGTGCGAGCGGGGGAGGGCCGCCTGGACACGCCGGTGCGCTGGGCCCATGTGAGCGAGCTCGCCGACCCCGTTCCGTACATGGAGGGCGGTGAGCTCCTCCTCATCACCGCCATGACGCTGGACACCGAGGACCCGGAGGCGATGCGGCGGTACGTACGACGGCTCGCCAAGGCCGGAGTGGTCGGGCTCGGCTTCGCGGTGGGCGTCCACTACGAGGACATCCCGGCAACTCTGGTCACCGCGGCCGAGGAGGAGGGCCTGCCCCTCCTGGAGGTGCCCCGCCGTACGCCGTTCCTGGCCATCAGCAAGGCGGTCTCGGCGGCCATCGCGGCCGACCAGTACCGCTCGGTGACCGCGGGTTTCGAGGCCCAGCGCGAGCTGACCCGGGCCGCGCTGGGCGGCGACGGCCCCGGCGACCTGCTGGCGCGGCTCGCCTCGCACGTGAACGGCTGGGCCGCGCTGTACGACGCGTCCGGAGCCGTCGTGGCCGCCGCCCCGGAGTGGGCCGCCCGCCGGGCCGCCCGGCTCACCCCCGACGTGGCGCGGCTCGGCGGGCGCCCGGCCCCGGCGAGCGCCGTCGTCGGAGGCTCGGACGACCGCGTCGAACTCCAGTCCCTCGGCACCGGCCGCCGCCCGCACGGCGCGCTCGCCGTGGGCACGGGCGCGCCCCTGGGCACCGCCGAGCGGTACGCCGTGCACTCCGCGGTCGCCCTGCTCACCCTGACCACGGAGCGCTCGCGTGCACTGCGCGCGGCCGAGCAGCGGCTGGGTGCGGCGGTGCTCCGGATGCTGCTGGCCGGGGAGCCCGACCACGCGCGGACGGTCGCCGGGGACCTCTACAACGGTCTGCTGGACGCTCCGTACCGACTCCTCATCGCCGAGGGCGCACCGACCGCTCTCCACGAACTGGCCGAGGCCCTGGAGTCCGGTGCGTCCCGCGCGGGCGAGATGGTGCTCGTGGTCCCCGAGGGCGAACGGCTGGTCGTGCTGGCCGCCGACGCGGGAGCGGCGGTCACGGCCTGCACGGCGTACGCCCGCGGGCTGGAGGCCGACCGCGCTCGTGTGGAGCCCCCGGTCCCCACGGGCGAGGAGAGCGAGGTGGTCGTCGGCCAGTCGGCCCCGGCCGGCACGATCGCCGCGGCTTCCGCGTACCGCCAGGCCGAACAGGCGCTCTCGGTCGCCCGCCGCCGGGGCCGGGTCCTGGTCGAGCACGAGGACCTGGCGGCCGGTTCGGTGGTCCCGCTGCTCGCGGACGACGCGGTACGGGCGTTCGCCGACGGGATGCTGAGGCCGCTGCACGAGCACGACGCGACCGGCCGCGGCGACCTGGTGGCGTCCCTGCGCGCCTGGCTCGCCCACCACGGCCAGTGGGACGCGGCGGCGGCGAACCTCGGGGTGCACCGCCACACGCTGCGCTACCGGATGCGGCGTGTGGAGGAGATCCTGGGGCGGTCGCTGGACGATCCGGACGTACGCATGGAGCTGTGGCTGGCGCTGAAGGCGACCAGCATGCCGTGA
- a CDS encoding aldehyde dehydrogenase family protein gives MTSTHAFWLAGRQATGEDTFDVTSPWDGRTVGTVAVPTDAQVEEAVAAAHAVRDAFAATPAHVRAAALDHVSRRLVERTEEIAQLITAENGKPIKWARGEVGRAVSVFRFAAEEARRYNGGEAQRLDTDAGGVGRLALTRRFPRGAVLGIAPFNFPLNLCAHKIAPAIAVGAPIILKPAPATPLSGLVLGELLAETELPAGSWSVLPVSNDRMPALVQDERLPVISFTGSDKVGYAIMDSVPRKHITLELGGNGAAVVLADYASEKDLDQAASRIATFSNYQGGQSCISVQRVIADASVYDRLVPKIVAAVAAQGTGDPADAATDVGPLVSEDAARRVETWVDEAVKAGAQLLAGGTRDGAAYAPTVLADVPADTTVAREEIFGPVMTLTRVDGEEAAFAAVNDSKYGLQAGVFTHDVQAAFRAHSALEVGGVIVGDVPSYRADQMPYGGAKQSGVGREGVRFAMEDYTYERVMVFTGVSL, from the coding sequence ATGACTTCCACCCATGCCTTCTGGCTCGCCGGCCGCCAGGCCACCGGCGAGGACACCTTCGACGTCACCTCACCCTGGGACGGCCGGACCGTCGGCACGGTCGCCGTTCCGACCGACGCCCAGGTCGAGGAGGCCGTCGCCGCCGCCCACGCGGTCCGCGACGCATTCGCGGCGACCCCCGCGCACGTACGCGCCGCCGCCCTCGACCACGTCTCGCGCCGCCTGGTCGAGCGCACCGAGGAGATCGCGCAGCTGATCACGGCCGAGAACGGCAAGCCCATCAAGTGGGCCCGCGGCGAGGTCGGCCGGGCCGTCTCGGTGTTCCGGTTCGCCGCCGAGGAGGCCCGCCGCTACAACGGCGGCGAGGCACAGCGCCTGGACACCGACGCCGGTGGCGTGGGCCGCCTCGCGCTGACGCGCCGCTTCCCCCGTGGTGCGGTCCTCGGCATCGCGCCGTTCAACTTCCCGCTCAACCTGTGCGCCCACAAGATCGCCCCGGCGATCGCGGTCGGCGCGCCGATCATCCTCAAGCCCGCCCCGGCGACGCCCCTGTCGGGACTCGTGCTCGGCGAGCTGCTGGCCGAGACCGAGCTGCCCGCGGGCTCCTGGTCGGTCCTCCCGGTGAGCAACGACCGGATGCCCGCCCTCGTCCAGGACGAGCGGCTCCCGGTCATCTCCTTCACGGGTTCCGACAAGGTCGGCTACGCGATCATGGATTCGGTTCCGCGCAAGCACATCACGCTGGAACTCGGCGGCAACGGCGCGGCCGTCGTCCTCGCCGACTACGCCTCCGAGAAGGACCTCGACCAGGCCGCGTCCCGGATCGCCACCTTCTCGAACTACCAGGGCGGCCAGTCCTGCATCTCGGTGCAGCGGGTGATCGCCGACGCCTCGGTGTACGACCGGCTCGTCCCGAAGATCGTCGCGGCCGTGGCCGCGCAGGGCACCGGCGACCCCGCGGACGCCGCCACCGACGTCGGCCCGCTGGTCAGCGAGGACGCGGCCAGGCGCGTCGAGACCTGGGTGGACGAGGCCGTGAAGGCGGGCGCCCAGCTGCTCGCCGGCGGTACCCGCGACGGCGCCGCCTACGCGCCGACCGTGCTCGCCGACGTACCGGCGGACACCACGGTCGCCCGCGAGGAGATCTTCGGCCCCGTCATGACCCTCACCAGGGTCGACGGGGAGGAAGCGGCGTTCGCCGCCGTCAACGACTCCAAGTACGGCCTGCAGGCGGGCGTGTTCACGCACGACGTGCAGGCGGCGTTCCGCGCCCACAGCGCCCTGGAGGTCGGCGGCGTGATCGTCGGCGACGTCCCGTCGTACCGCGCGGACCAGATGCCCTACGGCGGTGCCAAGCAGTCCGGCGTCGGCCGCGAGGGCGTGCGCTTCGCCATGGAGGACTACACCTACGAGCGGGTCATGGTCTTCACGGGCGTCTCGCTGTGA
- a CDS encoding acyl-CoA dehydrogenase family protein: MTAPLDKPRVTEREARQVAEAAREQDWHKPSFAKELFLGRFRLDLIHPHPLPDAEAARRGEAFLAKLRVFCETRIDGALIEREARIPDETVDGLKKLGALGMKIDTKYGGLGLTQVYYNRALSLIGSASPAVGALLSAHQSIGVPQPLKQFGTQEQKDTFLPRLARTDISAFLLTEPDVGSDPARLATSAVPDGDTYVLDGVKLWTTNGVVADLLVVMARVPRTADRKGGITAFIVEADSPGITVEHRNAFMGLRGLENGVTRFHQVRVPAANRIGPEGAGLKIALTTLNTGRLSLPAMCVGAGKWCLKIAREWSAEREQWGRPVARHEAVGAKISFIAATTFALEAVVDLSSQMADEDRNDIRIEAALAKLYGSEMGWRMADELVQIRGGRGFETADSLAARGERPVPAEQMLRDMRINRIFEGSTEIMHLLIAREAVDAHLSVAGDLIDPDASLKDKARAGGQATAFYARWLPKLVAGPGQLPGAYAAFHPHGHPDLSVHLRHVERSARKLARSTFYAMSRWQGKMETKQGFLGRIVDIGAELFAMSAACVRAELLRSSDDHGREAYQLADVFCRQARIRVDELFTRLWSNTDDLDRTVVSGVLSGTYTWLEQGIVDPSGEGPWIADATPGPSTTDNVHRRIR; this comes from the coding sequence ATGACCGCACCACTCGACAAGCCCCGGGTCACCGAGCGTGAAGCGCGCCAGGTCGCCGAGGCCGCGCGGGAGCAGGACTGGCACAAGCCGTCCTTCGCCAAGGAGCTGTTCCTCGGCCGCTTCCGCCTCGACCTGATCCATCCCCATCCGCTGCCCGACGCGGAGGCCGCCCGGCGCGGCGAGGCCTTCCTGGCGAAGCTCCGCGTCTTCTGCGAGACGCGGATCGACGGCGCGCTGATCGAACGCGAGGCGCGGATCCCCGACGAGACGGTCGACGGGCTCAAGAAGCTCGGCGCGCTCGGCATGAAGATCGACACCAAGTACGGCGGTCTCGGCCTCACGCAGGTGTACTACAACCGGGCACTGTCCCTGATCGGTTCGGCCAGCCCGGCCGTCGGCGCGCTGCTCTCCGCGCACCAGTCCATCGGTGTCCCGCAGCCGCTGAAGCAGTTCGGCACCCAGGAGCAGAAGGACACCTTCCTGCCGAGGCTGGCCCGCACCGACATCTCGGCGTTCCTGCTCACCGAGCCGGACGTCGGCTCCGACCCGGCCCGCCTGGCGACCTCGGCGGTCCCGGACGGCGACACGTACGTCCTCGACGGGGTGAAGCTCTGGACGACCAACGGTGTCGTCGCGGATCTGCTCGTCGTGATGGCCCGGGTCCCGAGGACCGCGGACCGCAAGGGCGGCATCACCGCCTTCATCGTCGAGGCGGACTCCCCGGGCATCACCGTCGAGCACCGCAACGCCTTCATGGGCCTGCGCGGCCTGGAGAACGGCGTGACCCGGTTCCACCAGGTCCGGGTCCCCGCCGCGAACCGCATCGGCCCGGAGGGCGCCGGTCTCAAGATCGCCCTCACCACCCTCAACACCGGGCGCCTCTCGCTTCCCGCGATGTGCGTGGGCGCCGGCAAATGGTGTCTGAAAATCGCCCGCGAGTGGTCGGCCGAGCGGGAACAGTGGGGCAGGCCCGTGGCCCGCCACGAGGCGGTCGGCGCCAAGATCTCCTTCATCGCCGCGACCACCTTCGCCCTCGAAGCAGTCGTCGACCTCTCCTCCCAGATGGCCGACGAGGACCGCAACGACATCCGCATCGAAGCCGCGCTCGCCAAGCTCTACGGCTCCGAGATGGGCTGGCGGATGGCGGACGAACTGGTCCAGATCCGCGGCGGCCGGGGCTTCGAGACCGCGGACTCCCTCGCGGCCCGCGGCGAACGGCCCGTCCCCGCCGAGCAGATGCTCAGGGACATGCGCATCAACCGCATCTTCGAGGGCTCGACGGAGATCATGCACCTGCTGATCGCCCGGGAGGCCGTCGACGCCCACCTCTCGGTCGCGGGCGACCTGATCGACCCCGACGCCTCGCTGAAGGACAAGGCACGGGCGGGCGGACAGGCCACCGCGTTCTACGCCCGCTGGCTGCCGAAGCTGGTCGCGGGCCCGGGACAGCTCCCCGGCGCGTACGCCGCGTTCCACCCGCACGGCCACCCGGACCTCTCCGTACACCTGCGCCACGTCGAACGCTCTGCCCGCAAGCTGGCCCGCTCGACCTTCTACGCCATGTCGCGCTGGCAGGGAAAGATGGAGACCAAGCAGGGCTTCCTGGGCCGCATCGTCGACATCGGCGCGGAACTCTTCGCGATGAGCGCGGCCTGCGTACGGGCCGAACTCCTGCGCTCGTCGGACGACCACGGGCGCGAGGCGTACCAACTGGCCGACGTCTTCTGCCGCCAGGCCCGCATCCGGGTGGACGAACTCTTCACCCGGCTCTGGAGCAACACCGACGACCTGGACCGCACGGTGGTCTCGGGGGTCCTGTCCGGTACGTACACCTGGCTGGAACAGGGCATCGTCGACCCCTCCGGCGAAGGCCCCTGGATCGCCGACGCGACCCCGGGACCGTCCACGACGGACAACGTCCACCGCAGAATCCGCTGA
- the aroA gene encoding 3-phosphoshikimate 1-carboxyvinyltransferase, with protein sequence MTVIEIPGSKSVTARALFLAAAAEGTTTLLRPLVSDDTEGFAGGLTALGYQVDRGPDAWRVEGRPEGPAVAEAQVYCRDGATTARFLPTLASAGRGVYRFDASPQMRRRPLAPLTRALQELGVDLVHEEAEGHHPLRIDATGIKGGELTLDAGQSSQYLTALLMLGPLTETGLRITVTDLVSAPYIEITLAMMRSFGVEVVREGQVFTVPPGGYRATEYAVEPDASTASYFFAAAAVTGRSVTVPGLGTGALQGDLRFVDVLRRMGADVRTTGTGTTVTGPDRLGGLTVTMRDISDTMPTLAAIAPYAASPVRIEDVGNTRVKECDRLEACAQNLRALGIDVATGPDWIEIRPGAPRPARITTHGDHRIVMSFAVTGLGTPGITFDDPGCVRKTFPGFHEAFAELQRTW encoded by the coding sequence GTGACCGTGATCGAAATCCCCGGCTCCAAGTCCGTCACCGCCCGCGCCCTGTTCCTGGCCGCGGCGGCCGAAGGCACCACCACCCTGCTGCGCCCCCTCGTCTCCGACGACACCGAGGGGTTCGCCGGGGGACTGACCGCACTCGGCTACCAGGTGGACCGCGGCCCGGACGCCTGGCGCGTCGAGGGCCGCCCCGAAGGCCCCGCGGTGGCCGAGGCGCAGGTGTACTGCCGGGACGGCGCCACCACGGCCCGCTTCCTGCCCACCCTCGCGAGTGCGGGCCGCGGCGTCTACCGCTTCGACGCGTCACCGCAGATGCGCCGCCGCCCGCTCGCCCCGCTCACCCGCGCCCTCCAGGAGCTGGGCGTCGACCTGGTGCACGAGGAGGCCGAGGGGCACCACCCGCTGCGGATCGACGCGACGGGCATCAAGGGCGGGGAACTCACCCTCGATGCGGGCCAGTCGTCCCAGTACCTCACCGCGCTGCTGATGCTCGGACCGCTCACCGAAACGGGTCTGCGCATCACCGTCACGGACCTCGTCTCCGCCCCGTACATCGAGATCACCCTCGCGATGATGCGCAGCTTCGGCGTCGAAGTGGTCCGCGAGGGCCAGGTGTTCACGGTTCCGCCCGGCGGCTACCGGGCCACCGAGTACGCCGTCGAGCCGGACGCCTCCACCGCGAGCTACTTCTTCGCCGCGGCGGCCGTCACCGGGCGCAGCGTCACCGTCCCCGGCCTCGGCACCGGCGCGCTCCAGGGCGATCTGCGGTTCGTGGACGTGCTGCGGCGGATGGGCGCCGACGTCCGGACGACCGGGACGGGAACCACCGTCACCGGCCCCGACCGCCTCGGCGGGCTCACGGTCACCATGCGCGACATCTCCGACACCATGCCGACGCTGGCCGCCATCGCCCCCTACGCGGCGTCCCCGGTCCGGATCGAGGACGTCGGCAACACCCGGGTGAAGGAGTGCGACCGGCTGGAGGCGTGCGCGCAGAACCTCCGCGCGCTCGGCATCGACGTCGCCACCGGGCCGGACTGGATCGAGATCCGGCCGGGTGCGCCCCGCCCCGCCCGGATCACCACGCACGGCGACCACCGCATCGTGATGTCGTTCGCGGTCACCGGCCTGGGTACACCGGGCATCACCTTCGACGACCCCGGCTGCGTACGGAAGACGTTCCCCGGTTTCCACGAGGCGTTCGCGGAGCTTCAGCGCACCTGGTGA